The sequence below is a genomic window from Streptosporangium lutulentum.
CAGGGAAACGTCCGGCGCCGGCAGGTCGTGACGGTCCAGAGTCGTCAATATCTGAACCTCCCCGAGGAGGTCCAGTCGCGGCTGTTCACCCCCGAGGCGTACTCCGAGATGTGGCCGACCGGCCCCGATTCGATTCGCGGCTACGGCCCGCGCAACATCCGGATCGCCGACATCGAGGACCGGCTGCTTGAGATGGCGAACGAGAAGCCCGACCGCATCCGGCTCGTTCCCGCCGTCTTCGACCCGGCCGAGCACCATGAGACGTTGATCGAGAACCAGGTGCTCGCCATCTGCGAGGGCGGACGCTCACGGACCCGCGAGTACTTCACCGACAAGTTCGGCAACGCCGACACGTCGATCTACTCACTGGACGGTCAGCACATACAGGACGTCGTGCTGGGCCTTCAGGTGAAGTCCGGCCTGTCGGATCCCATGACCGTCCTGCTGACCGTGGCCCAGAACCGTTTTCTCCTGAACGCCCTGCGCGGCGAGGGCTTCCTGAACATGCGCCTCACCGACACCGAGGCCGGGGAGGTCATCGGGATCGACCCCGTCCGGCACGTGTTCGAGGAATGCATCGCCTCCCGCCCGTGCCTGATGGCACGAACCGACCACGGAGAGTTTCACTGCTCGACCCACGGCACGCTGTTCCTGCCCGCCCTGGTCAGAAGCTCGGCCCTGTGGAAACGGGTGATGGAGGGGTTGACGCTCTTCGGCGTCACGGAGGAGAACCTGAGAGCCGTCACCGCCTTCCGGCTGGACATGGTGCAGCGGCCCCGATTCACCGCCCAGCTGTATCCCGCGACGTCGACCACCCCGGGAACCTACGGCTTCCTGCTCGGGGACGCCGCCAACGCGATCCACTTCTGGCCGGGGCGCGGGCTCAACAGCGGCCTCGCGTCGTCCATCTCCCTGGCGCGCTCCCTCAGCAACGGCTGGCGCGGGAAAGCCTTCCGCGACGCCGACTTCGTCCGTCACGAGGCGGCGATGTCGATGCTCCAGTACCGGCACAAGAGCCGGGCCTGGAAGGCGATGGTGACCACCGACGATCACGGGGTCACCCGTGCGATCAAAGAGAAGATCGTCCAGGGCATCGAGGAGGGAGGCGCGGGCACGGACAAGGACGCGGACATCGACGCTCTCATGGAGCGACTGCGGCAGATCCGGGATCGCCTGTCCTCTCGCATTCCCGGCATGCCCGACGACGAGACCCTCAGGGACCACCTGCGGCGGCTGAAGGGTGAGACGGTGCGGACCCTGCTGGTCAGCGGGGCCTGGGAGACGTCCGTCGTCGGAGGCGAGGAGGTCGACATCGACATCTTCGACCGGCGGGACCTGCCCGTGGCCGAGAGATCCCAGGTCGCGGCACGCGTCGAAGAGTCACCCGACCGCACCCGGCTGATCGCACGGAGACCGAGCGGCTCGATATCGCCGGGGTGACGTCGACCACAGTGCCCGCCGGCGTCGACGACCGTGCCGTGGGCGCCGCGGCCCGGCGAGGCCGGACCAGGCCGGACGGTGATCGCCGCCGGAATTCTCACCACGGTGTCACCGTTTCCCTCTACTGCTCGCGCTGTAGAGAAAGAGGCGAAGGATGTCCGCACCACTTGAGTTCGCTATCGACACGTTCGGTGACGTCACCGTCGGCGCGGACGGCGATCGGCTGCCGTACGCGCAGGTGATCCGCAATGTCGTGGAGGAGGCCGTACTCGCCGACAGTGTGGGGATCGACGCGATCGGCGTCGGGGAGCACCACCGGGACGACTTCGCCGTCTCGGCGCCGGAGATCGTGCTGGCGACGATCGCCGGCCGTACCGAACGCATCCGTCTCGGCACCGCGGTGACCGTGCTCAGCTCCGATGACCCGGTGCGCGTGTTCGAGAGGTTCGCCACGCTGGACGCGGTGTCCCAGGGACGGGCGGAGATCATCCTCGGTCGCGGCTCCTTCACGGAGTCGTTCCCGCTGTTCGGCTTCGACCTCGCGCAGTACGAGGAGCTGTTCGAGGAGAAGCTCGACCTGCTCTCCCACCTGCTCGAAGAGGGCCCGGTCACCTGGCAGGGCCGCCTCCGCGCCGGGCTGAAGGACCAGCACGTCTACCCGAAGACGGAGTCGGGCCGGCTGCGCACCTGGATCGGCGTCGGCGGCAGCCCCCAGTCCGTGGTGCGCGCGGCGAGCTACCGGATGCCGCTCATGCTCGCGATCATCGGCGGCCCGCCGGAGCGTTTCGAGCCGTACGTCGACCTGTACAAGCGCGCCCTCACCCAGCTTGAGGTGCAGCCGTTGCCGATCGGCGTGCACTCGCCGGGCTACATCGCCGAGACCGACCGGCAGGCACGCGACGAGCTCTGGCCGCACTACTGGGCCATGCACGACCGCATCGGCCGCGAGCGCGGCTGGGGTCCCACGAACCGCAGCCGCTTCGAGTCGGAGGCCGACGAGGGCTCCCTCTACGTCGGATCGCCCGACACGGTGGCCGCGAAGATCGCGAAAACCGTGCGCACGCTCGGCGTCGACCGCTTCGAGCTCAAGTACAGCTCGGGGACGCTCCCGCACGAGAAGCTCATGACCACGATCCGCCTGTACGGCGAGGAAGTCGTGCCGCGGGTGAGGCGGCTTCTGGCCCAGACCCCCGCCGAGGCCCCGGCCGGGTGAGGCACGCCGCCGGTGCGGCACGGTGCCGGCGCGGTCATCCGGCGGTGCCGGCCGTCAATCCCGCCATATCTCTTCTCATTGGCTACACGTGCCGAAAGCGACGCGGCTAGCCTGAGCCCATGTGGCTGCGGAGAGTGCTCGGATCGGCCGGTTTCGCAGGTGTGGCTTGACCGTGATCGATGAGGCGGCCCTGTTACGGGCCTGCGCGGCGGGCCGGGTCCTGAGTGCGCGGGCCGGCGAGGAGCTCATCGTCGAGGGCCGTCTGATCCGTGAGCTGTGCCGTCGGAGCAAGGAGGAGATCGACCCTCGCGGGCCGGCGATCGAGGGCGCCAGGATCAGCGGCGAGCTCGACCTGAGCGGGATGGAGGTCCCCTACCCTCTCCGCTTCACCGGCTGTGTGTTCGATCAGCCCGTCCATCTGGACGGTGCCGACCTGCACTCGCTGGCGTTCGACGACTGCACGGTGCCCGGGGTCCTGGCCAACGGGCTAAGGGTCCGCCGCGATCTGGATCTGTCCAGGTCGCGCGTCACCGGCGACCTGTGGACCTCTGCCAGCACCTCCTGCAGCGCGGCCGTCTGGCTGTGCGAGTCGGAGATCGGTGGACGCCTGCTCTGTTTGGACACGGTCATCGACTCCTCGATGCGGGCGGTCCAGGCCGACCGGATGCGGGTCGGCGGGACGATCCGGCTGCTGCACGGCTTCGAGGCACGCGGTGGGCTGCGGCTGCTGGGGATCCAGGTGGCGGGCTCGCTGGATCTGACCGGCGCCCGGCTGACCCGTCCCGACCGCGGACTGGCCCTGGACCTGGGCGACGCGCAGATCGGCGGCAGCGTCTTCCTCATCGACGACCAGACGGGGCGCCGCCCGCTGATCCGTGGCCGCGTCGACCTGGGCAACGCCCGGGTCTCCGGCCAGTTCCTGATCCGCAACGCCACCTTCGAGCCCACCGAGGCGGTCAGGCGCGCCGGATACTCCACCAAGCGCGGCGGTGGGACCGCGATCAGTGCCCCCGGCCTCTTCGTCGGGGGAGATCTCAGCGTCGAGGGCAAGTGCCGACTCGGCGGCGGCGTGGACCTCTCCATGGGCTCCTTCAGCACCATCCGGATCCACGCAGGATGTGAGCTCACGGCCGGTGGCGGGCGCGCCCTCGATCTGACCAACGCCGAGCTGCGCTCCAGCCTCCTCATCGAGGAAGGGGTGGCGGTCCAGGGCACTCTGCGGCTGGCGGGGGCGCACATCAAGGGCGACCTCACTCTCCGGGGAACCAGATGGAGCCGGCCGGAGAAGAGCTCGCTCATCGACGCGCAGGGCGTGGTCGTCGACAGCGTGGTGAACCTGCAGGATGTGAAAGCCGTCGGCGGCAGGCTGGGCTTCCGCTCCGCGACGATCGGCGGCATCCTGGACGCCCGCAACGCCCGCCTGCGCAACCCGGGTGGCGAGGCGCTCTCGCTCCAGCAGGTGGTGGTGCGGGGGTCAGTACTGCTCTCCAGAGGATTCACCGCCGAGGGCCGGGTGCTGCTGAACCGGTGCGCCGCGGAGGGACGGATCTATTGCGAGAGCGGCGTCTTCGCCGAAGGGATCGAGGCGGTCTCGGCCACGGCACGCGGCGGCGTGAACCTGCACTGGGCCGAGGTCCCGCCGCTGGTGAACCTGACCGGCGCGTCCACCACGGTGCTCGCCGACGACCCTGCCAGGTGGCCACGAAACTCGATGATCGCGGGATTCGTCTACGACCGGTTCGACGGCGCCTGGGACTGGCGGGCCCGTCGCGACTGGCTGCGCGGGATGGTCCCCTTCGACGCCGGTCCCTACGAGCAGGCGGCCAGGGTGTTCCGCCAGCACGGCCACTCCGTGGAGGCCGAACGGCTGCTCATCGAGCAGCGCCGGCAGGCCAGACGGGCACCGTCGCCGGATGGCCGCTCGCCGCGCCGACTGATCAGGAACGCCCGCGACCTGCTCTACGGGCTCACCGTCGGCTACGGCTACCGGCCGGGCCGGGTGCTGTGGCTACTGGGCGCTCTGCTGGCCCTGGTAGGCGTCATGATGCTGAGCCCCGCGGTCCAGCAAACCCTGCGGGCCACCGATCCGCGCGGAAACGTCTACGCGGTGGACGGCCGGCTGGTCACCGTGGACGACGTGGCGACTCCGGGGGACGGCACCGCGACCGTGGCGGGGCGCGGCGCCCGTCCCGGGCCGTGCGGGGACGGGCAGGTGCGCTGCTTCGACCCGCTGTTCTACACGGTGGACACCGTCATCCCGCTCATCTCGCTGGGCCAGCGCGCGACGTGGTACCCCGAGACGCGCAGCCCTGCGGGGGCGACGACCTCGGCGCTGTTGAACGTGGCCGGCCTGCTGGGCTGGTTGCTGTCGACCGTCGTCGTGCTCTCCTTCGCACGGCTCGCCAGACCGGCGTGATGGCTCTGACGTGTGGGAACGCCGCGCTGTTCACCGCAGCGCCAGGTCCGGCGGGATCCGTCGCGATCGCGGACGCCGCCTTCTCGCGAAGACCGTTTGTGTGTCGTAGTGCACGCTCGGCTCTATGTGTGTACTCGTACGCAGAACGAAGGCTTTCGTCTTCCTAATGTGAGTGATGTCCGAAACGAGCGGCCAACAAAAAAGCTCACCGGACGCAGGTTCTCCCCCGAACGCCCTCACTCCAAAGGAAGTCCCCTCATGCGTAAGCTCCGCAGCGTCCTGGTCGGCACCGCCCTGGCCGGCGCTCTGGCCGCCGGTATCGCCGCCGCCCCCGCCTAGGCCGCCACCGCCACCACCGCGAGCGCCGCGAGCACCGCCTCGGTGGTGCAGGCCCAGTACGCCAAGCACTGGTTCTCCGGCTCCTCCGGCTACGGCCGCGGCGAGTCACGCGGCGAGCGCTCCACCTACAAGGGCTCCTGGTACTACGCGAACGGCCGCTACTACTTCGACCTCGAAGCATGGGACCACGACCGCGACCGGCAGAACACCTACGTCGACTTCTCCTACCACGACAACCGCGGCTGGCACACCAAGCGGTTCGCCACCGGCGGCCACAGCCGGTGGACGTTCAGCTACAGCGCCCGCGGCGGCTTCGACGGCTTCCGCACCCACATCGGCGAGGGCACCTCCCGCGACTTCGACTGGGGCACCTACTACCGCCACTCCTTCTGAAACCCCATCGGGCACCTCACCCCGATGACCCGACCATAGGAACCAAGAGCGGGCACTCCATCAGGAGCGCCCGCTCTTCCTCGTTCCCGAGACACGGGCAGGCAACCGAGACCGACGCCGGCTCCGTACCCCGGACGGGGCAACCGGCCACGGCGGATGTGCGACGGCCTTCCTGAGCTGGTCGTTCGCAAGAGCCGGTGACCGTATCGGTCTCGGTCAATGGGCGCGGGGGTGAACGACTCGACCGCCTACGCGAACAACAGTGTCTACGGCCGGCTCCGCGCCGACGTCGACGACCTGCGTCGTCACGGCCGGAGCGCCCTCACGTTCCCGCCAGCCAGGTCTCGTCGTCGGTGGCGTGGGCCAGCAGTCGCTGCAGGAGCGTGCGCAGCGTCTCGACCTCGGACGGATCCATGTCGCCGAGGAAGTCGGCTTCCATCCGCATCAGCGGCCCCTCCGTGTGGGCGACCAACCGCCTGGCACCCGGTGAGAGGACGAGCCTGCGGGTCCGGCCCGTCGCCCCGGGCAACCGCCTCAGGTGACCGGCCCTCTCCAGCTCACCGACCAGTTCGTGCAGGGACTGCCGGGAGACGCCCAGTTGCCGCGCCAGCTCCGACATGGTGAGCTCCGGCTCGATCTGGAGCTGCACCAGCAGCCCGAACTTCCGCACGCTGAGGCCGTACGGACTCAACTCCTCGTCAGCCCGTCGGGCCGCGAGGGTGAAGGCATAGGCCAGCAGGTACGGGATGGGGGGCTTCGGCTGCGGCTGCACGCCCTCACGATACGGTCCGCGCCTGCCGGAGCCCGGCGAATACTGTCAGGGACCTTAACGGTTTAGACGTATTTCAATCTAAGCTTTTTCAGCCGCCACAACCGGTGCCGACCGACGCGAGCATCCCGAAACACCCGATCCGCCCCGCCGGGCGTGGTCTCGCCGTGCCCGAAACACCTGATCAGCCCCGCCGAGGGGTGGCTTCGCCATGCCCGAA
It includes:
- a CDS encoding MarR family winged helix-turn-helix transcriptional regulator; protein product: MQPQPKPPIPYLLAYAFTLAARRADEELSPYGLSVRKFGLLVQLQIEPELTMSELARQLGVSRQSLHELVGELERAGHLRRLPGATGRTRRLVLSPGARRLVAHTEGPLMRMEADFLGDMDPSEVETLRTLLQRLLAHATDDETWLAGT
- a CDS encoding FHA domain-containing protein — protein: MPPAIVGHQGPLTGQRFPIGDTPITFGRREDSSVVIASGRASRLHAEVLREAGGYVLHDRGSRNGTLVNGNRVTSHVLQPDDLITIGDETFSFEASNEMETIVDALVLQSFIKSAVRGDAGPVLNVTVSGGGPVGLSLSLLLENLMGPRVAITVYDGRWTQDGSRVVWKDEAQGNVRRRQVVTVQSRQYLNLPEEVQSRLFTPEAYSEMWPTGPDSIRGYGPRNIRIADIEDRLLEMANEKPDRIRLVPAVFDPAEHHETLIENQVLAICEGGRSRTREYFTDKFGNADTSIYSLDGQHIQDVVLGLQVKSGLSDPMTVLLTVAQNRFLLNALRGEGFLNMRLTDTEAGEVIGIDPVRHVFEECIASRPCLMARTDHGEFHCSTHGTLFLPALVRSSALWKRVMEGLTLFGVTEENLRAVTAFRLDMVQRPRFTAQLYPATSTTPGTYGFLLGDAANAIHFWPGRGLNSGLASSISLARSLSNGWRGKAFRDADFVRHEAAMSMLQYRHKSRAWKAMVTTDDHGVTRAIKEKIVQGIEEGGAGTDKDADIDALMERLRQIRDRLSSRIPGMPDDETLRDHLRRLKGETVRTLLVSGAWETSVVGGEEVDIDIFDRRDLPVAERSQVAARVEESPDRTRLIARRPSGSISPG
- a CDS encoding LLM class flavin-dependent oxidoreductase is translated as MSAPLEFAIDTFGDVTVGADGDRLPYAQVIRNVVEEAVLADSVGIDAIGVGEHHRDDFAVSAPEIVLATIAGRTERIRLGTAVTVLSSDDPVRVFERFATLDAVSQGRAEIILGRGSFTESFPLFGFDLAQYEELFEEKLDLLSHLLEEGPVTWQGRLRAGLKDQHVYPKTESGRLRTWIGVGGSPQSVVRAASYRMPLMLAIIGGPPERFEPYVDLYKRALTQLEVQPLPIGVHSPGYIAETDRQARDELWPHYWAMHDRIGRERGWGPTNRSRFESEADEGSLYVGSPDTVAAKIAKTVRTLGVDRFELKYSSGTLPHEKLMTTIRLYGEEVVPRVRRLLAQTPAEAPAG